In Candidatus Dormiibacterota bacterium, the sequence GCTGGTGCCCGAGCAGTCCACCGTGGCCTTCGTGATGCACCACCCCGAGGCCCGCTACTTCGACCTCCACCGGGCAGCCGCCGCCGCCCCCGCACTCGCCCAGGAGGACCGGACGTGACCGTCATCGACAGCTTCCGCACCGCCATCGAGACCGGCGACCGGGGCGCCGCCACCGCGGGGTTCGCCGCGGACGTGGTGCTCCACAGCCCCGCGGTGATCTCCACCGACTACCGTGGCCGCGACCTGGTTGCACAGATCACCGGCATGGCGATGCAGACCCTGAGCGGCATCCGCATCACCGACGAGCTGCACGGCGGGGGCGGCGACACCCACGCCCTGGTCTTCGAGGGAAATGTGGGCGACGAGCCGGCGCAGGGCGTCTTCCACCTCGCCACCCGCGACGGCGAGATCGTCGGCCTCACCCTGCTGCTGCGCCCGCTGCGCGCGGTGCAGGCCTTCGTCGAGACGATGCGCTCGCACGGCGCGCAGCCCGCCATCGACCACGCCCGCGGGGTGCGCTGAGCGACGGCCGGTCAGCCGATCAGCTCACCGAGCATCGACATGGTGAGGAGGGCGCGGAAGACGGTGGCGTAGTCGTCGGCGGCGAAGCGCAGGGTGCGCCCGGCGGTGCGCTCGACCCCGGGGATGGTGGACGCGTAGTCGGCCGCGAGGGTGGTGGTGGTGTCGCACTCGAGCAGGTACGGAGGGGTGACCCGATAGGGCTCGACGTCGCCGCCGATGGCCCGGGTCAGGCCCTCGTGGACCGCGTTCTCGATGCGCTCCCGAGCCACCGATGGGTGCAGGCAGTAGGCGGCCCCGCTGCCGAATGCGGCCTTGGTCGCCACCGTCTGGAGCTTGGGCCCGAGCACCGCGATCGCCTCCGCGCAGGTGGCCTCGTCACCGCTCACCATCACCACGGGGACGCCGTGGTGCCCGGCGAGCCCGGCGTTGAG encodes:
- a CDS encoding nuclear transport factor 2 family protein: MTVIDSFRTAIETGDRGAATAGFAADVVLHSPAVISTDYRGRDLVAQITGMAMQTLSGIRITDELHGGGGDTHALVFEGNVGDEPAQGVFHLATRDGEIVGLTLLLRPLRAVQAFVETMRSHGAQPAIDHARGVR
- a CDS encoding M55 family metallopeptidase — translated: MDVYISVGLEGVAGVVDLAQVDDVGAGRAYRRACGLMTGEANAAVGGAITAGAQRIIVNDAHGRMNNLDLETLDPRVECSVGYPKPFASMAGITSRFGACCLIGYHAGAGSAPAILDHTLSRRMFRAVRLNGVRQTETTLNAGLAGHHGVPVVMVSGDEATCAEAIAVLGPKLQTVATKAAFGSGAAYCLHPSVARERIENAVHEGLTRAIGGDVEPYRVTPPYLLECDTTTTLAADYASTIPGVERTAGRTLRFAADDYATVFRALLTMSMLGELIG